Proteins from one Actinobacillus delphinicola genomic window:
- the lysS gene encoding lysine--tRNA ligase has protein sequence MFEEQNTELDFNGEMAVRREKLQKLREKGIPFPNTFRRDALAADLHKKYDDVDNEALEAESVKVAVAGRIMMRRAMGKATFISLQDMSGRIQLYVAKNNLPEGVYADDVSQWDLGDIVGVKGELFKTKTGELTVRVSEVQLLTKALRPLPDKFHGLADQEVRYRQRYLDLISNEESRRTFIIRSKVIAGMREYFLSKGFIEVETPMLHVIPGGAAARPFVTHHNALDIDMYLRIAPELYLKRLVVGGFERVFELNRNFRNEGVSVRHNPEFTMLEYYQAYADYHDLMDNTEELLRKLALDILGTTIVPYGEYEFDFGKPFERITMHDAIVKYGNGIAKEELYDLEKATARCKQLGIEVQKSWGLGSIVNAIFEEVAEHHLIQPTFLMAHPAEISPLARRNDENPDVTDRFELFIGGREIGNGFSELNDAEDQAERFDAQVAAKEAGDDEAMFKDDDFVTALEHGLPPTAGEGLGIDRLAMLYANAPSIRDVILFPAMKQKA, from the coding sequence ATGTTTGAAGAACAAAATACAGAACTTGATTTTAATGGTGAAATGGCGGTACGCCGTGAAAAATTACAAAAATTACGCGAAAAAGGAATTCCATTCCCAAATACTTTTCGTCGCGACGCATTAGCGGCCGACTTACATAAGAAATATGATGATGTTGACAATGAAGCACTTGAAGCTGAATCAGTAAAAGTTGCTGTAGCTGGACGTATCATGATGCGTCGTGCAATGGGTAAAGCAACCTTTATCTCATTACAAGATATGAGTGGACGTATCCAACTTTATGTTGCGAAAAATAACCTTCCTGAAGGCGTATACGCAGACGATGTGAGCCAATGGGACTTAGGTGATATTGTTGGTGTTAAAGGTGAATTATTTAAAACTAAAACTGGTGAATTAACGGTTCGTGTAAGTGAAGTTCAACTTTTAACTAAAGCATTACGTCCATTACCAGATAAATTCCATGGATTAGCGGATCAAGAAGTGCGTTATCGTCAACGTTATTTAGATCTTATTTCTAATGAAGAATCACGCCGTACTTTTATTATTCGTTCTAAAGTGATCGCGGGTATGCGTGAATACTTCTTAAGCAAAGGCTTTATTGAAGTTGAAACTCCGATGTTACACGTTATTCCGGGCGGTGCGGCAGCACGTCCTTTCGTGACACACCATAACGCATTAGATATTGATATGTATCTTCGTATTGCACCAGAACTTTACTTAAAACGTCTAGTAGTCGGTGGTTTTGAACGTGTATTCGAACTTAACCGTAACTTCCGTAATGAAGGGGTATCTGTTCGTCATAATCCAGAATTTACTATGCTTGAATACTACCAAGCATACGCGGATTATCATGATTTAATGGATAATACGGAAGAATTATTACGTAAACTTGCATTAGATATTCTTGGTACAACTATCGTTCCTTACGGCGAATATGAATTCGATTTTGGTAAACCATTTGAACGTATCACTATGCATGACGCTATCGTGAAATACGGTAATGGTATTGCGAAAGAAGAACTTTACGACTTAGAAAAAGCAACTGCACGTTGTAAACAACTTGGTATTGAAGTTCAAAAATCTTGGGGCTTAGGTAGCATCGTTAATGCTATCTTTGAAGAAGTGGCAGAACATCACCTTATTCAACCAACATTCTTAATGGCACACCCAGCTGAAATTTCACCATTAGCACGTCGTAATGATGAAAACCCAGATGTTACAGATCGTTTTGAATTATTCATCGGTGGTCGCGAAATCGGTAACGGTTTCTCAGAATTAAACGATGCAGAAGACCAAGCAGAACGCTTTGATGCACAAGTTGCTGCAAAAGAAGCGGGTGATGATGAAGCGATGTTTAAAGATGATGACTTCGTAACTGCACTTGAACACGGTTTACCACCAACAGCAGGTGAAGGTCTTGGTATTGACCGTTTAGCAATGTTATATGCTAATGCGCCGTCAATCCGTGACGTGATTCTTTTCCCTGCAATGAAACAAAAAGCTTAA
- the prfB gene encoding peptide chain release factor 2 (programmed frameshift): MFEINPLKNHLADLTQRTQSIRGYLDFDSKLERLEEVNAELEQPDVWNEPERAQALGKERSTLEEIVNTINQLNQGIDDIEGLIELAIEAEDEETFLEAEAEANTLEEQLAKLEFRRMFSGENDANDCYLDLQAGSGGTEAQDWTEMLLRMYLRWAESKGFKTELIEVSDGDVAGIKSATVRISGEYAYGWLRTETGIHRLVRKSPFDSNNRRHTSFSAAFVYPEINDNIDIDINPADLRIDVYRASGAGGQHINKTESAVRITHIPSGVVVQCQNDRSQHKNKDQAMKQLRAKLYELEMKKKNAEKQAMEDAKSDIGWGSQIRSYVLDDARIKDLRTGVENRNTQAVLDGSLDPFIEASLKMGL; encoded by the exons ATGTTTGAAATTAATCCACTAAAAAATCACCTCGCAGATTTGACGCAACGAACGCAGTCAATTCGGGGGTATCTT GACTTCGACAGTAAATTAGAACGTTTAGAAGAAGTTAATGCTGAATTAGAGCAACCAGATGTTTGGAATGAGCCTGAACGAGCACAAGCATTAGGGAAAGAGCGTTCTACGCTAGAAGAAATTGTAAATACCATCAATCAACTTAATCAAGGAATTGATGATATTGAAGGCTTGATTGAATTAGCCATTGAAGCTGAAGATGAAGAAACTTTCTTAGAAGCAGAAGCTGAAGCAAACACATTAGAAGAACAGCTTGCAAAATTAGAATTTCGCCGTATGTTTAGTGGTGAAAATGATGCAAATGATTGCTACCTCGACTTACAGGCTGGCTCAGGTGGTACTGAAGCACAGGATTGGACTGAGATGCTTTTACGAATGTACCTGCGTTGGGCAGAAAGTAAGGGATTTAAGACAGAACTTATAGAGGTTTCAGATGGTGATGTGGCAGGAATAAAATCTGCGACTGTAAGAATTTCAGGTGAATATGCTTATGGATGGTTGCGTACAGAAACGGGTATCCATCGTTTGGTTCGTAAATCACCTTTTGACTCAAATAATCGTCGCCATACTTCTTTTAGTGCTGCGTTTGTTTATCCTGAAATTAACGATAATATTGATATCGATATTAACCCTGCAGATTTACGTATTGACGTATACCGAGCATCAGGTGCAGGCGGACAACATATTAATAAAACGGAAAGTGCCGTACGTATCACGCATATTCCATCAGGTGTTGTAGTGCAATGTCAAAATGATCGCTCTCAACATAAAAATAAAGATCAAGCGATGAAGCAATTACGTGCTAAATTGTACGAACTTGAAATGAAAAAGAAAAATGCGGAAAAACAAGCGATGGAAGATGCAAAATCAGATATCGGTTGGGGTAGTCAAATTCGCTCGTATGTGCTTGATGACGCTCGCATTAAAGATTTACGTACCGGTGTTGAAAACCGGAATACTCAGGCAGTTTTAGACGGCTCTTTAGATCCTTTTATTGAAGCAAGTCTTAAAATGGGACTATAA